The proteins below are encoded in one region of Enhydrobacter sp.:
- a CDS encoding D-glycerate dehydrogenase: MTNRKPRVLATRHFPPDVEARLSANFDAVLNPDDRLFEGPALAKASDGCDAIMCAAGDPLNAETIARLSGSIRMIATFSVGYEHVDVAAAAKRKIAVSNTPDVLTDATADIAMLCLLGAARRAHEGTTMLRTHHWVGWSPTQLMGVHVTGKRLGILGMGRIGQAMADRARAFRMTIHYTNRSRLPPELEKGALFHPDADAMLPHCDFLSINAPLTPATRKWVNAERIARLPKGAVVINTARGGVVDDDALIAALKGGHLAAAGLDVFDGEPRIHPGYYGLENAFLLPHMGSATVETRNAMGFKALDNLEAFLLRGQSPPDLVRVSS; the protein is encoded by the coding sequence ATGACTAACCGCAAACCTCGTGTGCTGGCGACGCGGCATTTTCCACCCGACGTGGAGGCGCGCCTGTCGGCCAATTTCGACGCCGTCCTGAACCCGGACGACCGGCTGTTCGAGGGCCCCGCGCTCGCCAAGGCGAGCGACGGCTGTGACGCCATCATGTGCGCCGCGGGAGATCCGCTGAACGCCGAGACGATCGCCCGCCTTTCGGGCTCGATCCGGATGATCGCCACCTTCTCGGTCGGCTACGAGCATGTCGACGTCGCGGCGGCGGCCAAGCGGAAGATCGCGGTGAGCAACACGCCCGACGTCCTGACCGACGCGACCGCCGATATCGCCATGCTCTGCCTGCTGGGGGCCGCTCGCCGCGCCCACGAGGGCACGACGATGCTGCGGACCCATCATTGGGTCGGCTGGAGCCCGACCCAGCTCATGGGGGTGCACGTCACCGGCAAGCGGCTGGGCATCCTGGGCATGGGCCGGATCGGCCAGGCGATGGCCGACCGCGCACGGGCTTTCCGCATGACCATCCACTACACCAATCGCAGCCGGCTACCGCCCGAGCTCGAGAAGGGCGCCCTCTTCCATCCCGATGCGGACGCCATGCTGCCGCACTGCGATTTCCTGTCGATCAATGCGCCCCTCACGCCCGCCACCCGCAAATGGGTCAACGCCGAGCGCATCGCCCGCCTGCCGAAGGGTGCGGTCGTGATCAACACGGCAAGGGGCGGCGTGGTCGATGACGATGCGCTGATCGCGGCGCTGAAAGGCGGGCACCTCGCCGCCGCCGGACTCGATGTCTTCGACGGCGAACCCCGGATCCATCCCGGCTACTACGGCCTCGAGAACGCCTTCCTCCTGCCCCACATGGGCTCGGCCACCGTCGAGACCCGCAACGCGATGGGGTTCAAGGCGCTCGACAATCTCGAGGCCTTCCTGCTCAGGGGTCAGTCGCCGCCCGACCTGGTGCGCGTTTCTTCGTGA
- a CDS encoding ABC transporter permease — MTTSSDVKAGSPFGSRLGAFVRGQMRNIAPFATLIVLLVFFGVASPSFATLDNAANILTQISVAGVIAVGLTFVILCAEIDLSVAAIANATGIVVAYFTLQESYVNIANVPLPGAAAIALALAACAFLGLVNAIGLTAIGIPSFIMTLAMMQIGAGICALLVRGQIAYAVPSFVATMGAGSIGGIPWIIIVLAVFLIGGHIVLTYTRFGRYVYMVGGNREAAEYSGVNVKLILSAVMVISAVCSGVAGMLGVAHFGSAQQNEFDGYLLDAIAAVVVGGTSLFGGRGGIGNTIIGLLILGVLNNGLDHVEIDSFLKILIRGLILLGALIINVYVQAVRESERAG; from the coding sequence ATGACGACGTCGTCCGACGTCAAGGCAGGATCGCCCTTCGGCTCGCGGCTGGGCGCCTTCGTGCGCGGCCAGATGCGCAACATCGCGCCGTTCGCGACGCTCATCGTCCTGCTGGTCTTCTTCGGCGTCGCGAGCCCGTCCTTTGCGACACTCGACAATGCCGCCAACATCCTGACCCAGATTTCGGTGGCCGGCGTGATCGCGGTCGGGCTGACCTTCGTTATCCTGTGCGCGGAGATCGACCTGTCGGTCGCGGCGATCGCCAACGCCACGGGCATTGTCGTCGCCTATTTCACGCTTCAGGAATCGTACGTGAACATCGCCAACGTGCCTCTGCCGGGGGCGGCGGCGATTGCGCTGGCGCTTGCCGCCTGCGCCTTCCTGGGACTCGTCAATGCGATCGGCCTGACGGCGATCGGCATCCCGTCCTTCATCATGACGCTCGCCATGATGCAGATCGGAGCGGGGATCTGCGCCCTGCTGGTCCGCGGCCAGATCGCCTATGCCGTGCCGTCGTTCGTGGCGACGATGGGGGCGGGATCGATCGGTGGCATCCCGTGGATCATCATCGTGCTCGCCGTCTTCCTGATCGGCGGACATATCGTGCTCACCTACACGCGGTTCGGCCGCTACGTCTACATGGTCGGCGGCAACCGCGAGGCGGCGGAATATTCCGGCGTGAACGTCAAGCTGATCCTGAGCGCCGTCATGGTGATCTCGGCCGTCTGCTCCGGCGTCGCCGGCATGCTGGGCGTGGCGCATTTCGGCAGTGCGCAGCAGAACGAGTTCGACGGCTATCTGCTCGATGCCATCGCGGCGGTGGTCGTGGGCGGCACGAGCCTGTTTGGCGGCCGGGGCGGCATCGGCAATACCATCATCGGCCTCCTGATCCTCGGCGTGCTCAACAATGGCCTCGACCACGTCGAAATCGACAGCTTCCTCAAGATCCTGATCCGCGGGCTGATCCTGCTGGGCGCCCTGATCATCAACGTCTACGTCCAGGCCGTACGGGAGAGCGAACGAGCCGGGTGA